From Brachyspira pilosicoli, a single genomic window includes:
- the pyrR gene encoding bifunctional pyr operon transcriptional regulator/uracil phosphoribosyltransferase PyrR: MRVLLKAEDYEKVLPRLAAEVIEKENMDKLSIVGIRRRGDYLAVRLKKLIEEKINIDIPIGAIDINLYRDDLSTLSEFPEIKETDIPFDITGKSILLVDDVLYTGRTIRAALNALFEYGRPQRVVLLVLVDRFGRELPISANYVGLALNVPADQYISVRIKELEGEDIVLLKDKA; encoded by the coding sequence ATGAGAGTTTTATTAAAAGCTGAAGATTATGAAAAAGTGCTTCCAAGACTTGCCGCTGAGGTAATTGAGAAAGAAAATATGGATAAGCTTTCTATTGTTGGTATAAGAAGAAGAGGCGATTATTTGGCTGTAAGACTTAAAAAACTTATAGAAGAGAAAATAAATATAGACATACCTATAGGCGCTATTGATATTAACCTCTATAGAGATGATTTATCTACTTTATCTGAATTCCCTGAAATTAAAGAAACTGATATACCTTTTGATATCACTGGTAAAAGCATTCTTCTTGTAGATGATGTGCTTTATACTGGAAGAACTATTAGAGCTGCTTTAAATGCTTTATTTGAATATGGAAGGCCGCAAAGGGTTGTTTTGCTTGTATTGGTAGATAGATTTGGAAGAGAGCTGCCTATATCTGCAAACTATGTTGGGCTTGCATTAAATGTTCCTGCTGATCAATATATATCTGTAAGAATAAAAGAATTAGAAGGCGAAGATATAGTTCTACTTAAGGATAAAGCTTAA
- a CDS encoding flagellar basal body-associated FliL family protein, which produces MAEQEENLELEEGEEEEQNEAQAKKKFTLSPMIIKILMIVAAILVVALISGLIAFFVSKSVGRAAGVNAGVVDGMIKQPPPTYFPITPEFNVNTADMDVARFVRVSIVLTYTTNVKQLAVELPERGYMIRDRIYSLISSYTYDQLRTNEGREQLKADIKREINSMLKNGQIDDILFDSFLLS; this is translated from the coding sequence ATGGCAGAACAAGAAGAAAATTTAGAATTAGAAGAAGGCGAAGAAGAGGAACAAAACGAAGCTCAAGCAAAGAAAAAATTCACTTTAAGCCCGATGATAATAAAAATACTAATGATAGTAGCTGCCATTTTAGTAGTTGCTTTGATATCTGGACTTATAGCATTTTTTGTTTCTAAGAGCGTAGGAAGAGCTGCAGGAGTAAATGCTGGAGTAGTGGATGGCATGATTAAACAGCCGCCTCCAACATATTTCCCTATTACTCCAGAATTTAATGTGAATACTGCTGATATGGATGTTGCAAGATTTGTAAGGGTAAGCATAGTATTGACTTACACTACTAATGTTAAACAATTAGCAGTAGAGCTTCCAGAGAGAGGATATATGATAAGAGACAGAATATATTCTTTAATAAGTTCTTATACTTATGATCAACTAAGAACTAATGAAGGAAGAGAGCAGTTAAAGGCTGATATTAAACGCGAAATAAATAGTATGTTAAAAAACGGACAAATAGATGATATATTATTTGATAGTTTCTTATTGAGTTAA
- the fliM gene encoding flagellar motor switch protein FliM codes for MTEVLSQSEIDALLSAISSGEVLDNIDTKRVEVEHRKIKIYDFKRPDKFSKDQIRTLQMMHENFARVTTTSLSAQLRTLVGIHVASVDQLTYEEFIRSVSNPSTLAIVSMDPLKGSSILEIDPSITFTIIDRLFGGAGESPKNLNRELTDIELSVMEGIIVRILGNLREAWSQVIDLRPRLGSIETNPQFAQMVSPNDMVVLITLETKVADVEGMMNFCIPYITIEPILSKFSAQYWYASVRRGSTSENLKIIKEKLQNIYVETSAELGSMQLPLSDILNLQKGDVVKFTETKITDPVIFKIGTRKKFLCRPGISGSRMAVQLTGVMDGETDITEDDLLKEED; via the coding sequence ATGACAGAAGTATTGTCACAAAGCGAAATAGATGCATTATTAAGTGCTATATCATCTGGCGAAGTGTTGGATAATATTGATACTAAACGTGTAGAAGTAGAGCATAGAAAGATTAAAATTTATGACTTTAAGCGTCCTGACAAATTCTCTAAAGACCAAATAAGAACGCTTCAAATGATGCATGAAAACTTTGCACGTGTTACTACAACTTCATTATCAGCTCAGTTAAGAACTTTGGTAGGTATTCACGTAGCAAGCGTAGACCAGCTTACTTATGAAGAGTTTATAAGAAGCGTAAGTAACCCATCTACTTTGGCTATTGTGAGTATGGACCCTTTAAAAGGAAGTTCTATTTTAGAGATTGACCCATCTATTACTTTTACTATTATAGATAGGTTATTTGGCGGAGCTGGAGAGAGTCCTAAAAACTTAAATAGAGAATTAACAGATATTGAGTTGTCTGTTATGGAAGGTATTATAGTAAGAATATTAGGTAACTTAAGAGAAGCTTGGTCTCAGGTGATAGACTTAAGACCGCGCTTGGGTTCTATAGAAACTAACCCTCAGTTTGCTCAAATGGTTAGCCCTAATGACATGGTTGTACTTATTACTTTAGAGACAAAGGTTGCTGATGTTGAAGGTATGATGAACTTTTGTATACCTTATATTACTATTGAACCTATACTTTCTAAATTCTCTGCTCAATATTGGTATGCTTCTGTAAGAAGAGGAAGTACTAGCGAAAACTTAAAAATTATTAAAGAAAAATTACAAAATATATATGTTGAAACTTCGGCTGAACTTGGTTCTATGCAATTACCATTATCAGACATTCTTAACTTGCAAAAGGGTGATGTTGTTAAGTTTACAGAAACTAAGATTACTGACCCTGTGATATTCAAGATTGGTACTAGGAAGAAATTCTTATGCCGTCCTGGTATATCTGGAAGCAGAATGGCTGTACAGCTTACTGGTGTTATGGATGGAGAAACTGATATCACCGAAGATGATTTATTAAAAGAGGAGGATTAA
- the fliN gene encoding flagellar motor switch protein FliN produces the protein MMSDGALSQDEIEALLKGSEDAFGGSDNASASAGNGNNVDKQLFNEAAKIIADNQAYSLSSISTKTVSITNITTTVGDVSNLHQMLSGKVIEAKVSYTGSANGNVYYFMDEKEALTIASLMTGQAETDLNDMVAQVLKEAFSQMIGVSDSALTSKFGGSFTNAPVETTILDDSASINIAGPLAIVNASLSIDGEIDNAPYIFAFELPVLQAILSNASKNTSAANTSTANANNNAQINDVSKQLGVQHAEFNSLMPASDVQGTGNIGLLMDVTMNMTVELGRATMTIKDILGLGEGSIIELQKLAGEPVDLLVNGKLIAKGEVVVIDENFGVRVTDIISPMDRLRNKSK, from the coding sequence ATGATGAGTGACGGTGCATTATCTCAAGATGAAATAGAAGCTTTGCTTAAAGGAAGTGAAGATGCTTTTGGCGGCTCTGATAACGCTTCAGCATCTGCTGGAAACGGCAATAATGTAGATAAGCAGCTTTTTAATGAGGCAGCGAAAATCATAGCAGATAATCAAGCTTATTCATTATCTTCTATTTCTACAAAGACTGTGTCCATCACAAATATTACTACAACTGTTGGAGATGTAAGTAATTTGCATCAAATGCTTTCTGGTAAAGTAATAGAGGCAAAAGTATCATACACTGGCTCAGCTAATGGTAATGTTTATTATTTTATGGATGAAAAAGAAGCTTTAACTATAGCTTCTCTTATGACTGGTCAAGCTGAGACTGATTTGAATGATATGGTAGCTCAAGTATTAAAAGAAGCTTTCTCTCAAATGATTGGGGTTTCTGATAGTGCTTTAACTTCTAAGTTTGGAGGAAGTTTTACTAATGCTCCTGTAGAAACTACTATATTAGATGATTCTGCTTCTATAAATATTGCTGGACCTTTAGCTATAGTAAATGCTTCTCTAAGTATAGATGGAGAAATAGATAACGCTCCTTATATATTTGCTTTTGAATTGCCTGTTTTGCAAGCTATTTTATCTAATGCTTCGAAAAATACTTCTGCTGCAAATACTTCAACTGCAAATGCTAATAATAATGCTCAAATTAATGATGTTAGTAAACAGCTTGGTGTACAGCATGCAGAATTTAATTCTTTAATGCCTGCTTCTGATGTTCAGGGTACTGGTAACATTGGTCTACTTATGGACGTTACTATGAATATGACCGTTGAACTTGGAAGAGCTACTATGACTATTAAAGATATTTTAGGTCTTGGCGAAGGTTCTATAATTGAGCTTCAAAAGTTAGCTGGTGAACCTGTGGATTTGCTTGTTAATGGAAAATTAATCGCTAAGGGTGAGGTTGTAGTTATCGATGAAAACTTCGGTGTTCGTGTAACTGATATTATCAGCCCTATGGACAGATTAAGAAATAAATCTAAATAA
- a CDS encoding NAD(P)H-hydrate dehydratase encodes MKVVTTEELISIDKKTTEKIPSILLMEHVALDIFNLLEERYTETLNNHFVHIFSSVGGNGGDGFAIARYLIKNGYNVNVYITGNLDKVNKDTYANFNILKSMNVEIKYLGSEENVYEAINLIDENDIVLDSLFGTGGRRPLGGIQKLLVDSLNDLNIIRIAIDIPSGLYSKIDDNSNSCFKADETYTVCFAKDIMFLYNTREYIGELFIIKSIFPENILNEAPYVANLIDFDENIEIVRNAFYSKREQGKLAIVAGSYEYIGACILSAKAAYRSGVGYIRLYVPKAILETVRNAVMIDMPEIVVIGVGEYDNKCFTADDLYIAEDINKSDACIIGSGIGRDMSTEVFINSILKQINIPTVVDADALYLMFQSTLSELGNNFLLTPHIYEFEKLTGINHIEALTNPYNALQKFREITKANIILKDAVSFLMNDDDIYINYNPTVSMGKAGMGDVLAGFVGAFLARKLQMLEASKLALILQSKSFLEASKKLGNDSVQAKDVAYFQSKILKRMI; translated from the coding sequence ATGAAGGTAGTAACAACAGAAGAGCTAATAAGTATAGATAAAAAAACAACTGAAAAAATTCCTTCTATACTTTTAATGGAGCATGTAGCTTTAGATATATTTAACTTATTGGAAGAGAGATATACTGAAACACTTAATAATCATTTTGTACATATATTTTCCTCTGTTGGAGGCAATGGAGGAGATGGATTTGCTATTGCGAGATATTTAATAAAAAACGGATATAATGTCAATGTTTATATTACTGGTAATTTAGATAAAGTTAATAAAGATACTTATGCTAATTTCAATATATTAAAATCTATGAATGTTGAAATAAAGTATTTAGGCAGCGAAGAGAATGTTTATGAAGCTATTAATTTGATAGATGAAAACGATATAGTTTTAGATTCATTATTTGGTACAGGGGGAAGAAGACCTTTAGGCGGAATACAGAAACTTTTAGTAGATAGTTTAAATGATTTAAATATTATAAGAATAGCTATAGATATACCTTCTGGGCTATATTCAAAGATTGATGATAATTCCAATAGTTGTTTTAAAGCAGATGAAACTTATACTGTATGTTTTGCTAAGGACATTATGTTTTTATATAACACGAGGGAATATATTGGTGAGTTATTTATAATAAAATCAATATTTCCAGAGAATATATTAAATGAAGCTCCTTATGTTGCTAATTTAATAGATTTTGATGAGAATATAGAAATAGTAAGAAATGCTTTTTATTCTAAGAGGGAACAGGGAAAGCTTGCTATAGTAGCTGGAAGTTATGAATATATAGGAGCTTGTATATTATCTGCAAAGGCAGCTTATAGGAGCGGAGTTGGATATATTAGACTTTATGTTCCTAAGGCTATATTAGAAACTGTTAGAAATGCTGTAATGATAGATATGCCTGAAATTGTTGTTATAGGCGTTGGAGAATATGATAATAAATGTTTTACAGCAGATGATTTATATATTGCAGAAGATATAAATAAGAGTGACGCTTGTATAATAGGCTCTGGTATTGGCAGAGATATGTCTACAGAGGTTTTTATTAATTCTATATTAAAACAAATAAACATTCCTACAGTTGTAGATGCTGATGCTTTATATTTGATGTTTCAAAGTACTTTATCAGAATTGGGTAATAACTTTTTACTTACTCCGCATATTTATGAGTTTGAAAAGCTTACAGGTATTAATCATATAGAAGCTTTAACTAATCCTTATAATGCATTACAAAAGTTTAGGGAAATTACTAAAGCAAATATAATATTAAAAGATGCTGTTAGCTTTTTGATGAATGATGATGATATATATATAAATTATAACCCTACAGTTTCTATGGGTAAAGCAGGAATGGGAGATGTATTAGCTGGTTTTGTCGGAGCTTTTTTAGCAAGAAAATTACAAATGCTTGAAGCTTCAAAGTTAGCATTAATATTGCAGTCAAAAAGTTTTTTAGAGGCTAGTAAAAAATTGGGAAATGATTCTGTTCAGGCAAAAGATGTTGCTTATTTTCAATCAAAAATATTAAAGAGGATGATATAA
- the trxA gene encoding thioredoxin: MSVQELKSDNFDSAVSSDKATLVDFFAEWCGPCKMQTPVLHKVADANSDKMNFAAVNVDEAEEIAAKYGVQSIPTLMVFKNGEVVKRAEGMKNEAQLKEWLQEYL; the protein is encoded by the coding sequence ATGTCAGTACAAGAATTAAAATCAGATAATTTTGATAGCGCAGTATCATCAGATAAGGCAACTTTAGTAGATTTTTTTGCTGAATGGTGCGGACCTTGTAAAATGCAAACACCTGTTTTGCATAAGGTAGCAGATGCTAATTCTGATAAAATGAATTTCGCTGCTGTGAATGTTGATGAAGCAGAAGAGATAGCTGCTAAATATGGTGTTCAATCTATACCTACACTTATGGTTTTTAAAAACGGAGAAGTTGTTAAGAGAGCTGAAGGAATGAAAAATGAGGCTCAATTAAAAGAATGGCTTCAAGAATATCTATAA
- a CDS encoding Glu/Leu/Phe/Val dehydrogenase, translating to MEIFNYMEKYNYEELVFFNDSKTGLKAITCIHSTKLGPSLGGTRLWNYKSEGEAIEDVLRLARGMSLKSACAGLDLGGGKTVIIADPKKVKGNELFWRSYGRFIESLNGRYITAEDVNTSTEEMEYVAKETNFVAGLRSKSGDPSPMTAYGVYMAMKASALKAFGSDNLGGKKISVQGLGHVGLVLCDYLAKDNAELIVSDIDSDKVRKVVELYKAKEVDVNAIYEQDVDIFAPCGLGAIINDETIPKLKCKVIAGSANNVLKESHHGKILKDKGIVYAPDYVANAGGVINVAMENPVYNYEAAKSATEKIYNRILEIFEISDRENISTNEAADKLAIQRIEAIGEIHSRYIRK from the coding sequence ATGGAAATTTTTAATTACATGGAAAAATATAATTATGAAGAGTTAGTGTTTTTCAATGATAGTAAAACAGGTCTTAAAGCTATCACATGTATTCATTCTACAAAGTTAGGTCCATCTTTGGGTGGAACTAGGCTTTGGAATTATAAATCAGAGGGCGAAGCTATAGAAGATGTTTTAAGGCTTGCAAGAGGTATGTCTTTAAAATCGGCATGTGCCGGTCTTGATTTGGGAGGCGGTAAAACAGTAATAATAGCAGACCCTAAAAAAGTTAAAGGCAATGAACTTTTTTGGAGGTCTTATGGAAGATTTATTGAATCTTTAAATGGAAGATATATTACTGCTGAAGATGTAAACACAAGCACAGAAGAGATGGAATATGTTGCTAAGGAAACTAATTTTGTAGCAGGGCTTAGAAGCAAATCAGGAGACCCTTCACCTATGACAGCTTATGGTGTTTATATGGCTATGAAGGCTAGTGCTTTAAAAGCATTTGGAAGCGATAATTTGGGAGGTAAAAAAATATCTGTTCAAGGGCTTGGACATGTGGGTTTGGTTTTATGTGATTATTTGGCTAAGGATAATGCTGAGCTAATAGTATCAGATATTGACAGCGACAAGGTAAGAAAAGTTGTTGAACTTTATAAGGCTAAGGAAGTTGATGTTAATGCTATATATGAACAAGATGTTGATATATTTGCTCCTTGCGGACTCGGTGCTATTATTAATGATGAAACTATACCAAAATTAAAATGTAAGGTTATAGCTGGTTCTGCTAATAATGTTCTTAAAGAATCTCATCATGGAAAGATTTTAAAAGATAAAGGAATAGTATATGCTCCAGATTATGTAGCCAATGCGGGAGGCGTTATAAACGTAGCTATGGAAAACCCTGTTTATAATTATGAAGCTGCAAAGAGTGCTACAGAGAAAATATATAATAGAATATTAGAGATTTTTGAAATATCAGACAGAGAAAATATCTCTACTAATGAAGCAGCAGATAAATTAGCTATACAAAGAATAGAAGCAATAGGCGAAATACATTCGAGGTATATAAGAAAGTAA
- a CDS encoding glycine--tRNA ligase subunit alpha: MTFSDLIMTLNKFWSENGCIIQQGYDLEVGAGTFNPATALRALGPEPFSVAYVEPSRRPTDGRYGENPNRLQHYYQYQVIMKPSPENIQDLYIQSLEALGISFKDHDIRFVHDDWESPTLGAWGLGWEVWLDGMEITQFTYFQAVGGINLKPITGEITYGLERICMYLQNVDNVYDLEWGHGIKYGDVHLQGEKEFSKYNFEIADTDMYFRHFKEYEEECDRCLANGCVLPAYDMVMKSSHVFNMLDARNAISVTERAGYIARVRDLMKKVSAAYIESREKMGYPLIKK, encoded by the coding sequence ATGACATTTAGTGATTTAATAATGACTTTAAATAAATTCTGGAGTGAAAATGGATGTATAATACAGCAAGGCTATGACTTAGAAGTAGGAGCAGGAACATTTAACCCCGCAACTGCATTAAGAGCATTAGGTCCAGAACCTTTTAGTGTTGCTTATGTAGAACCTTCAAGGAGACCAACAGATGGAAGATACGGAGAAAACCCAAACAGACTTCAGCATTATTATCAATATCAAGTAATAATGAAGCCCTCTCCAGAAAACATTCAAGATTTATATATACAAAGTTTAGAAGCATTAGGAATAAGTTTTAAAGATCATGATATAAGATTTGTACATGATGACTGGGAATCGCCTACGCTCGGAGCTTGGGGACTTGGTTGGGAAGTTTGGCTTGATGGTATGGAGATAACACAATTTACATATTTCCAAGCTGTTGGCGGAATAAACTTAAAACCTATAACAGGTGAAATCACTTACGGACTTGAAAGAATATGTATGTACTTACAAAATGTTGATAATGTGTATGATTTGGAATGGGGACACGGAATAAAATATGGCGATGTACATTTACAGGGAGAAAAAGAGTTTTCTAAATATAATTTTGAAATAGCTGACACTGATATGTATTTTAGGCATTTTAAAGAATATGAAGAAGAATGTGATAGATGTTTAGCTAATGGATGCGTGCTTCCTGCTTATGATATGGTAATGAAAAGTTCGCATGTATTTAATATGCTTGATGCAAGAAATGCAATAAGCGTAACAGAGAGAGCTGGATATATTGCAAGAGTAAGAGATTTAATGAAAAAGGTATCTGCAGCTTATATAGAATCAAGAGAGAAAATGGGATATCCGTTAATAAAAAAATAA
- the adhE gene encoding bifunctional acetaldehyde-CoA/alcohol dehydrogenase produces MTKDLNSKSGNSILDDLISKAKKAQEIYSTFSQEQVDNIFKACAIAINSRRIPLAKMAVEETGMGVVEDKVIKNHFASEYIYNKFKNMKTCGIISEDTAMGMKKVAEPVGIIAGVVPTTNPTSTAAFKSLIALKTRNAIVFSPHPRAKKCTAEVCKIINRVAVEHGAPDGLIGCIEEPTVELSAALMSHPQINLILATGGPGMVKAAYSSGKPALGVGAGNTPAIIDETADIKMAVNSVIMSKTFDNGMICASEQTVVVVKSVYEEVKKEFLYRGAYLLNKDEKAKLSKVMIIDGALNAKIVGQPAYVIAKMAGITVPEETKILIGEASSISKDEAFSYEKLSPVLGMYKADNYDDAVEKAHNLIVFGGLGHTSVLYTDEDNQKERIKKFYEKMPTGRILINMPSSQGAIGDVYNFRLEPSLTLGCGSWGNNSTSENVGPKHLLNIKSVASRRENMLWYRVPEKIYLKRGSLDVALREYANKKRALIITDGPLFKLGVTDNVTKVLDDIGVKYTIFSDVKPDPTISTVRDIVKTANAFEPDVIIALGGGSPIDAGKIAWLLYENPEVKFEDIAMVFMDIRKRICDAGELGKKAQFVAIPTTSGTGSETTPFAVITDDATHIKYPITDYALTPDMAILDANLVMSMPRGLCAASGIDSLTHALEAYASICSTEFSNSNAEKAIKLIFKYLPASYKEGAENPVARENMHYAASLAGMAFANAFLGICHSLAHKLGAAFNIPHGIANALLICQVVKYNANEKPTKQGLFPQYKYPHARERYAFIADMLELGGKNDNEKVANLIKAINGLKKELDIPLSIKDYGVAEKDFMAKLDDIVEQAFNDQCTGANPVYPLMKELKQIYLDAYNGVY; encoded by the coding sequence ATGACTAAAGATTTAAATTCAAAAAGCGGAAATTCTATACTCGATGACTTAATATCAAAAGCCAAAAAAGCTCAGGAAATATATTCTACTTTCTCACAAGAACAAGTAGATAATATATTTAAAGCATGTGCCATTGCTATTAACAGCAGAAGAATACCTTTGGCAAAAATGGCAGTAGAAGAGACAGGTATGGGAGTAGTAGAAGATAAGGTAATAAAAAATCACTTTGCTTCTGAATATATTTATAACAAATTCAAAAATATGAAGACATGCGGAATCATAAGTGAAGATACAGCTATGGGAATGAAAAAAGTAGCAGAGCCTGTTGGTATAATAGCAGGTGTTGTACCTACTACAAACCCAACATCAACTGCAGCATTTAAATCATTAATAGCTTTGAAGACAAGAAATGCAATAGTATTTTCTCCGCATCCAAGAGCTAAAAAATGTACAGCTGAAGTTTGCAAGATTATTAATAGAGTAGCTGTTGAGCATGGCGCTCCAGATGGACTTATAGGTTGTATAGAAGAGCCTACAGTTGAGCTTTCTGCTGCTTTAATGAGCCATCCTCAAATTAATTTAATACTTGCTACTGGAGGACCTGGAATGGTTAAGGCTGCTTATTCTAGCGGCAAGCCTGCTTTAGGTGTTGGTGCTGGTAATACTCCTGCAATAATCGACGAAACTGCTGATATTAAAATGGCTGTTAACTCTGTTATAATGAGTAAGACTTTTGACAATGGTATGATATGTGCAAGTGAACAGACTGTTGTTGTTGTAAAAAGTGTTTATGAGGAAGTAAAAAAAGAGTTCTTATATAGAGGTGCTTATCTTTTAAACAAAGACGAAAAAGCTAAACTTAGCAAGGTAATGATTATAGACGGTGCTTTGAATGCTAAAATAGTAGGTCAGCCTGCTTATGTTATAGCTAAGATGGCTGGAATAACTGTTCCAGAAGAGACAAAAATACTCATAGGTGAAGCTTCTTCTATAAGCAAAGACGAAGCATTCTCTTATGAAAAATTATCACCTGTACTTGGTATGTATAAGGCTGATAATTATGATGATGCTGTTGAAAAAGCTCATAATTTAATAGTGTTTGGCGGACTTGGACACACTTCTGTGCTTTATACAGATGAAGATAATCAAAAAGAAAGAATTAAAAAATTCTACGAAAAAATGCCTACAGGAAGAATACTTATAAATATGCCGTCTTCTCAAGGGGCTATAGGAGATGTATATAACTTCAGATTAGAACCATCTTTGACATTAGGATGCGGAAGCTGGGGTAACAACTCTACAAGTGAGAACGTTGGTCCTAAACATCTTTTAAATATTAAATCTGTAGCTTCAAGGAGAGAAAATATGTTATGGTATAGAGTACCAGAAAAAATATATTTAAAGAGAGGTTCATTAGATGTTGCTTTAAGAGAATATGCTAACAAAAAAAGAGCATTAATCATCACTGACGGACCGCTTTTCAAATTAGGTGTAACTGATAATGTTACTAAAGTATTAGATGATATAGGAGTAAAATACACTATATTCTCTGATGTTAAACCTGACCCTACAATCAGCACAGTTAGAGATATAGTAAAAACTGCTAATGCATTTGAACCTGATGTTATTATAGCATTAGGAGGAGGTTCTCCAATAGATGCTGGTAAGATTGCTTGGCTTCTTTATGAAAACCCTGAAGTAAAATTTGAAGATATTGCTATGGTATTTATGGATATAAGAAAGAGAATATGTGATGCTGGAGAATTAGGTAAAAAGGCTCAGTTTGTTGCTATACCTACTACTTCTGGTACTGGTTCTGAAACTACTCCTTTTGCTGTTATCACTGATGATGCTACACATATTAAATATCCTATTACAGATTATGCTCTAACACCTGATATGGCTATACTTGATGCTAATTTGGTTATGAGTATGCCAAGAGGCTTATGTGCTGCAAGCGGTATAGACTCTTTAACACATGCTCTTGAGGCTTATGCTTCTATATGTTCTACTGAGTTTTCTAACTCTAATGCTGAAAAAGCTATTAAACTTATATTTAAATATTTACCTGCTTCATATAAAGAAGGTGCAGAAAATCCTGTAGCTCGTGAAAATATGCATTATGCTGCTTCACTTGCTGGTATGGCTTTTGCTAACGCTTTCTTGGGTATTTGTCACTCATTGGCTCATAAACTTGGTGCTGCTTTCAATATTCCTCATGGTATTGCTAATGCTCTTTTAATATGTCAGGTTGTTAAATATAATGCTAATGAAAAGCCTACTAAACAAGGTTTATTCCCTCAATATAAATATCCTCATGCAAGAGAGAGATATGCATTTATTGCTGATATGCTCGAGCTTGGCGGTAAAAATGATAATGAAAAAGTAGCTAATTTAATTAAAGCTATAAATGGTCTTAAAAAAGAACTTGATATACCTTTGTCTATTAAAGATTATGGTGTAGCTGAAAAAGACTTTATGGCTAAACTTGATGATATAGTAGAGCAGGCATTTAATGATCAATGTACTGGAGCTAACCCAGTGTATCCTCTTATGAAAGAATTAAAACAAATTTATTTAGATGCTTATAATGGTGTTTATTAA